One genomic segment of Oncorhynchus masou masou isolate Uvic2021 chromosome 16, UVic_Omas_1.1, whole genome shotgun sequence includes these proteins:
- the LOC135557816 gene encoding E3 ubiquitin-protein ligase pellino homolog 2-like — MNSPNQDEDDVPVKDPVKYGELVILGYNGSLPSGDRGRRKSRFALYRRTKANGVKPSTVHILNTPHDSKAVHSRGQHSISFTLSRNQTVVVEYCHDNDTDMFQIGRSTESPIDFVVTDTSGEGKEGEDPSVAPSTISRFACRVVCERNPPYTARIYAAGFDSSKNIFLGEKATKWKNPDGHMDGLTTNGVLVMHPEGFPEDSRQGLWREISVCGDVYALRETRSGPSRGKLAEGESSALRDGSLVDLCGATLLWRTGEGLLRAPTLRHLEALRQELNAARPQCPVGLSTLAFPSLPRSHSLEERQPWVYLTCGHVHGHHDWGQRPERREEGGEEGEEGITTVRRECPLCRSVGPYVPLWLGCEPAVYVDAGAPTYAFVPCGHVCSERTAKYWADTPLPHGTHAFRPTCPFCSAPLSSTPQGWTRLIFQGPID, encoded by the exons GTACAATGGTTCCCTGCCCAgtggggacagggggaggaggaagagccGCTTCGCTCTGTACCGGAGGACCAAGGCCAACGGAGTCAAACCCAGCACTGTTCACATTCTCAACACACCACACGacagcaag GCAGTCCACAGCAGAGGGCAGCACAGCatctccttcactctgtcccgCAACCAGACAGTGGTGGTGGAGTACTGCCACGACAACGACACTGACATGTTCCAG ATTGGGCGCTCCACAGAAAGTCCAATAGACTTTGTTGTGACAGACACTtcaggagaggggaaggagggtgAGGACCCCTCGGTGGCCCCCAGCACCATCTCCCGCTTCGCCTGCCGGGTGGTGTGTGAACGCAACCCCCCCTACACCGCACGCATCTATGCCGCTGGCTTCGACTCCTCCAAAAACATCTTCCTAGGG GAGAAAGCCACGAAGTGGAAGAACCCGGATGGCCACATGGATGGTTTGACCACCAACGGGGTGCTGGTGATGCACCCTGAGGGCTTCCCTGAGGACAGCAGACAGGGTCTATGGAGGGAGATCTCTGTATGTGGGGACGTCTACGCCCTCCGAGAGACACGCTCCGGACCCAGCCGAGGAAAACTG GCGGAGGGAGAAAGCAGTGCCCTTCGTGATGGTTCTCTGGTGGACCTGTGTGGAGCTACTCTGCTGTGGCGTACTGGAGAGGGCCTGCTCCGCGCTCCCACCCTCCGCCACCTGGAGGCACTGCGACAGGAGCTCAACGCTGCCCGGCCACAGTGTCCTGTAGGCCTCAGTACCCTGGCCTTCCCCAGCTTGCCACGCAGCCATAG TCTGGAGGAGCGCCAGCCCTGGGTCTACCTCACCTGTGGACATGTGCATGGCCACCATGACTGGGGCCAGCGTCCGGAGCGccgggaggagggaggagaagagggggaggaagggatcaCAACGGTCCGCCGGGAGTGCCCTCTATGCAGGAGCGTAGGGCCCTACGTGCCCCTGTGGCTGGGGTGTGAGCCCGCCGTGTACGTGGATGCTGGAGCTCCCACATATGCGTTTGTACCCTGCGGCCACGTTTGTTCGGAGAGGACAGCCAAGTATTGGGCGGATACCCCACTGCCTCATGGGACACACGCCTTCCGGCCCACCTGTCCcttctgctctgctcctctcagCAGCACCCCACAGGGCTGGACACGCCTCATCTTCCAGGGCCCTATCGACTAG